The following proteins are co-located in the Rheinheimera salexigens genome:
- a CDS encoding c-type cytochrome — protein MNKLTIAIALLLMTLGVNASSESDNAELAKRLAPVGQVYVAGAVVASTDASGPRSGEKVYQTSCFACHGTGALDAPKKGDASWKPRLEQGFDILLKHSIEGIRNMPARGTCADCSDDELAAAIKFMTDGV, from the coding sequence ATGAACAAACTGACCATTGCTATTGCCCTGCTTTTAATGACGTTAGGTGTCAATGCTAGCTCAGAATCAGATAATGCAGAGTTAGCTAAACGCTTAGCACCAGTAGGACAAGTGTATGTTGCTGGGGCCGTTGTTGCCTCAACTGACGCTTCAGGTCCTCGTAGTGGGGAAAAAGTTTATCAAACAAGTTGTTTTGCTTGTCATGGTACGGGTGCATTAGATGCCCCAAAAAAAGGTGACGCATCATGGAAGCCACGGTTAGAGCAAGGTTTTGATATTTTATTAAAACATTCTATTGAAGGTATTCGTAACATGCCTGCCCGCGGTACTTGTGCCGATTGTTCTGATGATGAATTAGCCGCAGCGATTAAATTTATGACTGACGGCGTGTAA
- a CDS encoding SPFH domain-containing protein: MVEININTILMAGFALAVIITIIKTARVVPQKSNFVIERLGKYSRTLDSGFHILIPFIDKVAYTHSLKEEVIDVQRQTCVTRDNIQVGIDGILYLQVIDPHKASYGINNYRYASAQLAQTTMRSVIGQTDLDKTFEERAKINEEVVKALDEAAAPWGVKVLRYEIADIELPHSIKDALEQQMRAERERRAAIARSEGERQAMINVSEGHQQEVINLSEADKMRQINEAEGRAREIELIAIATAEGLRKIAEAINQPGGSEAVSLRVAEQYVKEFGNLAKTNNTMIVPAELANIGGAVAGLTEILRVARPKA, from the coding sequence ATGGTTGAGATTAACATTAATACCATTTTAATGGCGGGTTTTGCTTTAGCCGTTATTATTACCATTATTAAAACCGCACGCGTAGTGCCGCAAAAAAGTAACTTTGTTATCGAGCGTTTAGGTAAATATTCTCGCACCTTAGATTCTGGTTTTCATATTTTAATCCCCTTTATCGACAAAGTGGCTTATACCCACAGCCTAAAAGAAGAAGTGATCGATGTGCAGCGCCAAACCTGTGTTACTCGCGATAATATTCAAGTGGGTATTGATGGCATTTTATATCTACAGGTTATAGACCCGCACAAAGCTAGCTACGGTATAAACAATTACCGTTACGCCTCAGCACAGCTAGCCCAAACCACCATGCGTTCTGTTATTGGCCAAACTGATTTAGATAAAACCTTTGAAGAACGCGCCAAGATTAATGAAGAAGTGGTTAAAGCTTTAGACGAAGCGGCCGCACCTTGGGGCGTAAAAGTATTGCGCTATGAAATTGCTGATATTGAGTTACCGCATAGTATTAAAGACGCGTTAGAGCAACAAATGCGCGCTGAACGTGAACGCCGTGCCGCCATTGCTCGGTCAGAAGGCGAGCGCCAAGCCATGATTAACGTGTCGGAAGGCCATCAACAGGAAGTTATTAACCTGTCAGAAGCGGATAAAATGCGTCAGATCAATGAAGCCGAAGGTCGCGCGCGTGAAATTGAGCTAATTGCTATCGCTACCGCAGAAGGTCTGCGTAAAATTGCCGAGGCCATTAATCAGCCAGGTGGTTCAGAAGCGGTAAGCTTACGTGTTGCCGAACAATACGTTAAAGAGTTCGGTAATTTAGCCAAAACCAATAACACGATGATAGTGCCGGCTGAACTAGCCAATATTGGTGGTGCAGTGGCGGGTTTAACTGAAATTTTACGAGTGGCAAGACCAAAAGCGTAA
- a CDS encoding NfeD family protein has protein sequence MNIATLWIIAGIVLILTELMATSIVAVFFGIAAIIVGLLLNFGIIDSYSLQFLIFAVLSLVLLFSVRSQCKRWFVGYTADSSEQPSAVASDIGSRVIVHSTFEHGAGRVVLNGVQWDAESEQPLQAGDVAWVIANQGIKLQVSTIKPH, from the coding sequence GTGAATATAGCCACCCTTTGGATCATTGCCGGTATAGTCCTGATACTGACTGAGTTAATGGCAACCAGTATTGTTGCCGTATTTTTTGGTATTGCTGCCATTATTGTTGGTTTATTACTTAATTTCGGCATTATTGATAGCTATAGCCTGCAGTTTTTAATTTTTGCTGTGTTATCACTGGTGTTGTTGTTTAGTGTCCGTAGTCAGTGTAAACGCTGGTTTGTTGGCTATACCGCTGACAGTTCAGAACAGCCCTCAGCCGTTGCTTCCGATATTGGTAGTCGGGTTATTGTCCACAGTACCTTTGAACATGGTGCCGGACGTGTCGTGTTAAATGGCGTACAGTGGGATGCCGAGTCCGAGCAACCACTGCAAGCAGGCGATGTTGCTTGGGTTATTGCTAATCAAGGCATTAAGCTACAGGTAAGTACCATAAAGCCACATTAA
- a CDS encoding c-type cytochrome, whose protein sequence is MKKLLFPLMLMFGLIGTAHAFDGDAEAGKAKSTTCVACHGTDGNSQVDMYPKIAGQHATYLYKQLKEYKLGMETGGQQGRNNAIMFGMVAALSDQDMQDLAAYFSSQKMKPGTTPENVITAGEKLYRGGDAERGIASCIACHGPTGTGSGLAKFPKIAFQNTTYLKTTLAEFREGKRANDPNGMMQDIARKLTDADIELLAQYLGGLH, encoded by the coding sequence ATGAAAAAACTTCTATTTCCATTGATGCTAATGTTTGGGCTTATCGGTACAGCCCATGCTTTCGACGGCGACGCCGAAGCGGGCAAAGCCAAATCGACCACTTGTGTCGCTTGTCATGGTACTGATGGCAATAGCCAGGTTGATATGTATCCAAAAATTGCTGGCCAGCATGCAACTTATTTATATAAGCAACTTAAAGAATATAAGTTGGGTATGGAAACTGGCGGCCAACAAGGCCGTAATAATGCCATTATGTTTGGTATGGTTGCCGCATTATCAGATCAAGATATGCAAGATTTAGCGGCTTATTTTTCCTCACAAAAAATGAAACCAGGTACAACTCCGGAAAATGTTATTACAGCCGGTGAAAAACTTTACCGTGGCGGTGACGCTGAGCGTGGTATTGCCTCTTGTATCGCATGTCATGGCCCAACCGGTACCGGTAGTGGTTTAGCCAAGTTTCCTAAAATTGCCTTCCAAAATACAACTTACTTAAAAACAACCTTAGCTGAGTTTCGTGAAGGCAAGCGAGCTAATGATCCAAATGGCATGATGCAAGATATTGCCAGAAAGCTAACAGATGCCGATATTGAGTTATTAGCTCAATATTTAGGTGGCTTACACTAA
- the yihA gene encoding ribosome biogenesis GTP-binding protein YihA/YsxC, with protein sequence MYKSKINYQRATFLTSAPDIKALPADQGIEVAFAGRSNAGKSSALNTLTRQNSLARTSKTPGRTQLINTFSLDADRRLIDLPGYGFAKVPLAVKEKWQKSLAEYLQKRQSLKGLVVLMDIRHPLKDLDQDLISWAVASDLPVLVLLTKADKLASGARKKILLEVREASMAFMGDVTVHLFSSLNKFGLDEVEQVLDTWYQADELPASEQN encoded by the coding sequence GTGTACAAGTCAAAAATCAATTATCAACGTGCAACTTTTTTAACCAGTGCGCCTGATATCAAGGCGTTACCAGCTGATCAAGGTATAGAAGTTGCCTTTGCTGGTCGTTCAAATGCGGGTAAGTCGAGCGCGTTAAATACCTTAACCAGACAAAACAGTTTAGCCCGAACTAGTAAAACACCGGGTAGAACGCAATTAATTAATACTTTTAGCTTAGATGCCGATCGCAGATTAATCGATTTACCTGGATATGGCTTTGCTAAAGTGCCATTAGCGGTAAAAGAAAAGTGGCAAAAATCGTTAGCTGAATATTTACAGAAACGGCAAAGTCTTAAAGGCTTAGTGGTATTGATGGATATTCGTCATCCACTTAAAGACTTAGATCAAGACTTAATCTCTTGGGCTGTTGCCAGTGATTTACCGGTATTAGTGTTGTTAACTAAGGCTGATAAGTTAGCTTCAGGCGCACGGAAAAAAATATTGTTAGAAGTACGCGAAGCGTCTATGGCGTTTATGGGTGATGTAACGGTACATTTGTTTAGCTCATTAAATAAATTCGGCTTAGACGAAGTAGAGCAAGTATTAGATACCTGGTATCAAGCTGACGAATTGCCTGCTTCAGAGCAAAATTAA
- a CDS encoding sensor domain-containing diguanylate cyclase, translating to MSKNKNIHLRRLKLLIQRYKQAYITQGALLRLSELASTISDMRDFYPAIHKMVAEFLHAENFYVVFYDNSTNQYSAQYFSDEKDQAIIDQVSSNEFSIGLTGYVARTRQALLCDEGLFNTLVEQGEIQAQGSPCAHWLGIPLCREGQVIGVMAIQSYNAQYRYTEVDLALFNSIGGHTITALDRVKNRELLEETVRHRTKELQSTNISLEKEIQEKIYAEKLQAALYRISEITGSSQDMASFYLAMQQVLAELMPAENCFIALLNKDKSTLSFPFYLDQYSEPAIERPLGRGFTEYILRCGEAKLINAEYATKLVLAGEIQREVSNPNKLNHFCTSWLGAPLLVEGQAIGVITVQAYHQQYQYSEQDLSILRFVSQNIAIAIQRKLATEQQKQHQEELERRVFESTQELRQTNLFLRQQVEERKKVEAKLFYEANHDALTGLANRQMFLQLLKQQFALSKRQPKLQMVLLYIDLDRFKNINDSLGHHMGDAFLVEASQRLKRLIREHDVVARLGGDEFVALLTNLQSKHDAEEIAQRIVNSLEQPFQLDEHQVHSGASVGLAYMKPEHTTAEALLRDADTAMYQAKSQGRNQFIVFKDPASESVS from the coding sequence GTGTCTAAAAATAAAAACATCCATCTGCGGCGGCTAAAATTATTAATCCAGCGCTATAAGCAGGCTTATATTACCCAAGGTGCCCTACTTAGATTATCTGAGTTAGCCAGTACCATTAGTGATATGCGCGATTTTTATCCCGCTATTCATAAAATGGTGGCTGAGTTTCTGCATGCAGAAAATTTCTATGTGGTGTTTTACGATAACAGTACTAACCAATATTCTGCACAATATTTTTCAGATGAAAAAGATCAAGCCATTATCGACCAAGTATCCTCAAATGAGTTTTCTATAGGCTTAACCGGCTATGTCGCTCGTACTCGTCAAGCACTGTTATGTGATGAAGGGCTATTTAACACCTTAGTTGAACAAGGTGAGATTCAAGCGCAAGGTTCACCTTGTGCTCATTGGTTAGGTATTCCGTTGTGCCGCGAAGGTCAGGTTATCGGTGTGATGGCGATCCAATCTTATAATGCTCAATATCGTTATACCGAAGTTGATTTAGCATTGTTTAACAGTATTGGTGGCCACACTATTACTGCCTTAGATCGAGTAAAAAATCGTGAGTTGTTAGAAGAAACTGTGCGGCATCGTACAAAAGAATTACAAAGCACAAATATATCGTTAGAAAAAGAAATTCAAGAAAAAATTTATGCTGAAAAATTACAAGCGGCGCTGTATAGAATTTCAGAGATTACGGGCAGTAGCCAAGATATGGCCAGCTTTTATTTAGCCATGCAGCAAGTATTAGCAGAGTTAATGCCGGCAGAAAATTGCTTTATTGCTTTATTAAATAAAGATAAATCGACATTGAGCTTTCCATTTTATCTTGACCAGTATTCTGAACCAGCAATAGAGCGGCCACTAGGTCGAGGATTCACTGAATATATATTGCGCTGTGGTGAAGCAAAACTGATTAATGCTGAATATGCCACTAAATTAGTCTTAGCGGGTGAAATACAACGTGAAGTTTCAAATCCAAATAAGTTAAATCACTTTTGTACTAGCTGGTTAGGTGCTCCTCTTTTAGTTGAAGGCCAAGCCATAGGCGTGATAACGGTGCAGGCTTACCATCAGCAATATCAATATAGTGAGCAAGACCTGAGTATTTTACGTTTTGTGTCACAAAATATAGCCATTGCTATTCAGCGCAAGTTAGCAACAGAGCAACAAAAACAACATCAAGAAGAGCTTGAGCGCAGAGTGTTTGAAAGCACTCAAGAGCTTAGACAAACTAATCTGTTTTTACGCCAGCAAGTTGAAGAGCGCAAAAAAGTCGAAGCGAAATTGTTTTATGAAGCCAATCATGACGCTTTAACTGGCTTAGCGAATAGACAAATGTTTTTACAGTTATTAAAGCAGCAATTTGCTTTAAGTAAACGGCAACCAAAACTGCAGATGGTTTTGTTGTATATTGATTTAGATCGATTTAAAAACATTAACGACAGTTTAGGTCATCATATGGGGGATGCCTTTTTAGTTGAAGCTAGCCAGCGTTTAAAGCGATTAATTCGTGAGCATGATGTCGTTGCTAGATTAGGCGGTGATGAGTTTGTAGCCTTATTAACAAACTTACAATCTAAGCATGACGCTGAAGAAATAGCCCAGCGTATCGTTAATTCTTTAGAGCAGCCGTTTCAACTGGATGAGCATCAGGTTCACTCTGGTGCTAGCGTTGGCTTAGCTTACATGAAACCAGAGCATACCACTGCAGAAGCCTTGTTACGTGATGCAGATACCGCTATGTATCAAGCTAAGTCTCAAGGACGAAATCAATTTATTGTCTTTAAAGATCCTGCTTCTGAGTCTGTAAGCTAA
- the polA gene encoding DNA polymerase I yields MTSNADSPLILVDGSSYLFRAYHSPPHLTNSRGEATGAIYGVVNMLKSLLRQYKPTQMAVVFDAKGPTFRNEMYSEYKANRIAMPDDLRSQIEPLHKIIKAMGLPLICISGVEADDVIGTLAKQATAVGRDMLISTGDKDMAQLVNQHVTLINTMTNTILQPDSVVEKFGVTPEQIIDYLALMGDKSDNIPGLPGVGEKTAVALLQGMGSIDAIYQQLDKVATLSFRGAKTMKAKLVEFKDQLELSLQLATIKLDVELPVTLNDLTITEVDTASLTALYQECEFNRWLKEILSAAPDEVITENTPAELVANEITAAEPRITDYQTVLTQADFAVMLDALRQSELTAFDTETTSLDYMLAELVGLSVATSVDKAWYVPVAHDYIGAPEQLDRDWVLQQLAFWLESDDFAKVGQNLKYDQSVLARYNIQLKGIKFDTMLESYVLNSVAGRHDMDSLALKHLGKKTVSFEEIAGKGAKQLTFNQIELEQAAVYAAEDADITLQLHQALWPQLQQQPQLVEVLQQIEMPLVDVLSRMERHGVLIDAKLLQTQSKQIAERLATLEQQAYEQAGSTFNLASPKQLQEILFNQMQLPVLKKTPTGAPSTAEDVLAELALEYEFPKLITEHRGLSKLKSTYTDKLPKMQHPLSGRVHTSYHQAVTATGRLSSTDPNLQNIPIRTEEGRRIRQAFIAPKNKQIVAVDYSQIELRIMAHLSQDKALLEAFAQGRDIHSATAAEVFGVSLEQVTTDQRRSAKAVNFGLIYGMSAFGLAKQLGVSRAEAQHYVDRYFERFPGVLDYMDRTRKQAHEQGYVETIFGRRLYLPEITAKNMARKKAAERAAINAPMQGTAADIIKKAMIIVDNWLQQQNDDSVSMIMQVHDELVFEVDSDKVDQVKQQLVDLMATAANLDVPLVAEAGHGDNWDQAH; encoded by the coding sequence ATGACTAGCAACGCAGACAGTCCACTTATTTTAGTTGATGGTTCTTCCTATTTATTTCGTGCCTACCATTCGCCACCGCATTTAACCAATTCCCGTGGCGAAGCAACGGGGGCCATTTATGGTGTCGTTAATATGCTGAAAAGTTTATTACGCCAATATAAACCGACACAAATGGCGGTAGTGTTTGATGCTAAAGGCCCTACGTTTCGCAATGAAATGTATAGCGAATATAAAGCTAATCGCATCGCCATGCCGGATGATCTGCGAAGTCAAATTGAACCTTTGCATAAAATTATTAAAGCCATGGGCTTACCGTTAATTTGTATTAGCGGAGTTGAAGCTGACGATGTTATTGGTACTTTAGCCAAACAAGCGACGGCAGTCGGTCGAGACATGTTAATTTCGACTGGTGATAAAGATATGGCCCAGTTAGTGAATCAGCATGTCACGCTAATTAATACCATGACTAACACTATCTTACAGCCAGATAGCGTCGTCGAAAAATTTGGCGTTACACCAGAGCAAATTATTGATTACTTAGCTTTAATGGGTGATAAGTCTGACAATATACCGGGGTTACCTGGCGTAGGCGAAAAAACGGCTGTGGCCTTATTACAAGGCATGGGCTCAATTGATGCCATTTATCAACAGTTAGATAAGGTGGCAACCCTAAGTTTCCGTGGTGCAAAAACCATGAAAGCTAAGTTAGTTGAGTTTAAAGACCAGCTTGAACTGTCTCTCCAACTAGCCACCATTAAACTTGATGTTGAATTGCCGGTTACGCTAAATGATCTCACTATTACTGAGGTTGATACCGCTAGTTTGACTGCTTTATATCAGGAATGTGAGTTTAATCGCTGGTTAAAAGAAATATTAAGTGCGGCACCCGACGAAGTAATAACTGAAAACACGCCTGCAGAATTGGTGGCAAATGAAATAACAGCCGCAGAGCCACGCATAACCGACTATCAAACTGTGCTTACCCAAGCTGATTTTGCCGTTATGCTGGACGCTTTACGCCAAAGTGAATTAACCGCTTTTGATACCGAAACCACAAGTCTCGATTATATGTTAGCCGAGTTAGTGGGGTTATCAGTGGCTACCAGTGTTGATAAAGCTTGGTATGTACCCGTTGCCCACGATTATATTGGTGCACCTGAACAGTTAGATCGCGACTGGGTATTGCAACAATTAGCATTTTGGCTAGAAAGTGATGATTTTGCTAAAGTTGGCCAAAATTTAAAGTACGACCAAAGTGTACTAGCTCGCTATAATATTCAGCTTAAAGGTATTAAGTTCGACACCATGCTGGAGTCTTACGTGCTGAACTCTGTAGCAGGTCGCCATGATATGGACAGTTTAGCCTTAAAGCATCTGGGCAAAAAAACCGTCAGTTTTGAAGAAATAGCGGGTAAAGGTGCCAAGCAACTGACCTTTAATCAAATTGAACTCGAGCAAGCTGCAGTGTATGCCGCTGAAGATGCCGATATTACTCTACAACTGCATCAAGCATTGTGGCCTCAGCTACAACAGCAACCACAGCTAGTAGAAGTATTGCAGCAAATTGAAATGCCGCTAGTAGACGTTCTATCCCGCATGGAGCGTCATGGCGTGCTAATTGATGCTAAGTTATTACAAACCCAAAGTAAGCAGATAGCCGAGCGCCTAGCAACATTAGAGCAGCAAGCTTACGAGCAAGCAGGCAGCACCTTTAATTTAGCCTCACCTAAACAGCTACAAGAAATTTTATTTAACCAGATGCAATTGCCGGTATTAAAGAAGACACCTACCGGAGCACCGTCTACCGCCGAAGATGTGTTGGCTGAATTAGCCTTAGAATATGAGTTCCCTAAGCTGATTACAGAGCATCGCGGTTTAAGTAAATTAAAATCAACTTACACCGATAAACTGCCCAAAATGCAGCATCCGTTAAGTGGCCGTGTCCATACCTCTTATCACCAAGCGGTTACTGCCACAGGTCGTTTAAGCTCAACCGATCCTAATTTACAAAATATTCCTATACGGACTGAAGAAGGTCGGCGAATACGCCAAGCATTTATTGCGCCGAAAAATAAACAAATTGTTGCCGTCGATTACTCACAAATAGAATTACGCATTATGGCGCACCTATCGCAAGATAAAGCCTTATTAGAAGCCTTTGCTCAAGGCCGTGATATTCACAGTGCTACCGCAGCTGAAGTCTTTGGCGTTAGTTTAGAACAAGTAACTACCGACCAACGCCGCAGTGCTAAAGCGGTAAACTTTGGTTTAATTTATGGCATGTCAGCCTTTGGTTTAGCCAAGCAACTTGGGGTTAGCCGTGCGGAAGCTCAGCACTATGTTGACCGCTATTTTGAGCGTTTCCCTGGCGTTTTGGATTATATGGATCGCACGCGCAAACAAGCTCACGAACAAGGCTATGTTGAAACTATTTTTGGTCGCCGATTATACTTGCCTGAAATTACTGCTAAAAATATGGCGCGTAAAAAAGCAGCAGAACGCGCAGCAATCAACGCTCCAATGCAAGGCACCGCGGCTGATATCATTAAAAAAGCCATGATTATTGTCGATAATTGGCTACAACAGCAAAATGACGATAGTGTCAGCATGATTATGCAAGTGCACGATGAATTAGTGTTTGAGGTTGATAGCGACAAAGTAGACCAAGTTAAACAACAGTTGGTTGACTTAATGGCTACCGCCGCAAATTTAGATGTGCCATTAGTGGCTGAAGCCGGCCATGGTGATAATTGGGACCAGGCGCATTAA
- the rep gene encoding DNA helicase Rep gives MKLNSQQNAAVHYISGPCLVLAGAGSGKTRVIINKIAYLIQQCNLSARHIAAVTFTNKAAREMRERISQQLPKTATRGLTISTFHTLGLDILKKEYRHIGYKANFTLFDAQDSLALIKELSQSDIQGDKDLLRALQSRISHWKNELILPAKAIADASDPQDISFANYYQQYVKQLNAYNALDFDDLILMPTLLFQHNQAVKEKWQQKIQYLLVDEYQDTNTSQYQLVKALVNERQRFTVVGDDDQSIYSWRGAKPQNLSLLKTDFPSLKVIKLEQNYRSAERILKAANILIANNPHEFEKKLFSENGYGVPLKVLPCKHEEDEAEKVVAEIISHRFINRSHYRDYALLYRGNHQSRVFEKALMTNRIPYKISGGTSFFSRSEIKDMMAYLRLVVNHDDDNALLRIINTPRREIGAATLEKVGLLANEKQISLFAACCESELSMHLSARSQNAVQQFAKWISLIADNAQRADPAEAIRDLIRQSHYEAWLFESSTSPKAAEMALKNINELYRWISEMLAGKEDEPAMTLPEVVTRLTLRDMMERQEQEDNADQVQLLTFHASKGLEFPYVFMVGMEEGILPHQTSIDEGNVEEERRLAYVGVTRAQRELIFTYAKERRQFGEVIKPEPSRFLLELPQDDLDWQKQAPVKTEQQRQQTGQAHLERLRQLLNK, from the coding sequence ATGAAGTTAAATTCGCAACAAAATGCCGCTGTTCATTATATTTCTGGGCCTTGTTTAGTGTTAGCAGGTGCAGGAAGCGGTAAAACTCGCGTAATTATTAATAAAATCGCCTATTTAATTCAGCAATGTAATTTAAGTGCTCGGCATATTGCTGCGGTAACCTTTACCAATAAAGCCGCCCGCGAAATGCGCGAACGTATCAGTCAACAATTACCCAAAACGGCAACGCGCGGTTTAACCATCTCGACCTTTCACACCTTAGGCTTAGATATTCTTAAAAAAGAATACCGCCATATTGGCTATAAGGCTAATTTTACCTTATTTGATGCCCAAGACAGTTTAGCTTTGATTAAAGAGCTTAGTCAGAGCGATATTCAAGGTGACAAAGATTTATTACGCGCCTTACAAAGCCGGATTAGCCATTGGAAAAACGAGCTTATTTTACCGGCCAAAGCCATTGCCGATGCATCGGACCCACAAGATATAAGCTTTGCTAATTATTACCAGCAATATGTTAAACAACTCAATGCTTATAATGCCTTAGATTTTGATGATTTAATTCTTATGCCAACGTTATTATTTCAGCATAATCAGGCAGTAAAAGAAAAGTGGCAGCAAAAAATTCAATATCTGTTAGTCGATGAATATCAAGACACCAATACTAGTCAGTATCAATTAGTGAAAGCCTTAGTTAACGAGCGACAGCGCTTTACTGTGGTGGGCGATGATGATCAGTCTATTTATTCATGGCGCGGCGCTAAACCGCAAAATTTATCGTTACTTAAAACCGACTTCCCCAGCTTAAAAGTAATTAAATTAGAGCAAAATTATCGCTCAGCAGAGCGTATTTTAAAAGCGGCTAATATTTTAATTGCTAATAATCCACATGAGTTTGAAAAAAAGCTATTTAGTGAAAATGGTTATGGTGTGCCGTTAAAAGTATTGCCGTGTAAACATGAAGAAGATGAAGCTGAAAAAGTTGTGGCCGAAATCATCTCGCATCGGTTTATTAATCGCAGTCATTATCGCGACTACGCTTTATTATATCGCGGTAACCATCAGTCTCGGGTGTTTGAAAAAGCGTTGATGACTAACCGTATCCCGTACAAAATTTCTGGCGGTACCTCGTTTTTCTCACGCAGTGAAATTAAAGACATGATGGCGTATTTGCGCTTAGTGGTAAACCATGATGACGACAATGCGTTATTGCGCATTATTAATACCCCTCGCCGTGAAATTGGTGCCGCGACATTAGAAAAAGTTGGCCTATTAGCTAATGAAAAGCAAATTAGTTTATTTGCCGCTTGCTGTGAGTCTGAGCTGTCGATGCATTTATCCGCGCGCAGCCAAAATGCGGTACAACAATTCGCCAAGTGGATTAGTTTAATCGCCGATAATGCGCAGCGCGCCGATCCTGCTGAAGCCATTCGCGATTTAATTCGCCAAAGTCATTATGAAGCCTGGTTATTTGAAAGCAGTACTAGCCCTAAAGCAGCTGAGATGGCATTAAAAAACATCAATGAACTGTACCGCTGGATCAGTGAAATGTTGGCAGGTAAAGAAGACGAGCCGGCTATGACCTTACCCGAAGTTGTTACCCGCTTAACCTTACGCGACATGATGGAGCGGCAAGAGCAAGAAGATAATGCCGATCAAGTCCAGTTACTCACCTTCCACGCTTCGAAAGGGTTAGAGTTCCCTTATGTGTTTATGGTGGGTATGGAAGAAGGTATTTTACCGCATCAAACCAGTATTGATGAAGGCAATGTTGAAGAAGAACGCCGCTTAGCTTATGTTGGCGTTACGCGGGCGCAGCGCGAGCTTATTTTTACTTATGCCAAAGAGCGCCGGCAATTTGGTGAAGTGATTAAGCCAGAACCTAGTCGTTTTTTACTTGAATTACCGCAAGATGACTTAGACTGGCAAAAACAAGCGCCAGTTAAAACCGAGCAACAACGACAACAAACCGGTCAAGCTCATTTAGAAAGGCTGCGTCAGCTATTAAATAAATAA
- the ubiK gene encoding ubiquinone biosynthesis accessory factor UbiK — protein MIDPKKIEDIAKQISNVIPPQLKQFADSAEGKIKQILQQKLADMDFVSREEFDVQRQVLLRTREKLEQLEQQVAVLLAETTEDFAAKDLPSSDQV, from the coding sequence ATGATCGATCCAAAGAAAATTGAAGATATCGCCAAACAAATTAGTAACGTTATTCCGCCTCAGTTAAAGCAGTTTGCCGATAGCGCTGAAGGTAAAATTAAACAAATTTTACAACAGAAATTAGCGGATATGGATTTTGTAAGCCGGGAAGAATTTGATGTTCAGCGCCAAGTATTATTACGTACCCGAGAAAAGCTGGAACAATTAGAGCAACAAGTTGCGGTGTTATTAGCCGAAACAACTGAAGATTTTGCGGCTAAAGACTTACCTTCTTCAGATCAGGTTTAA